From a single Tachypleus tridentatus isolate NWPU-2018 chromosome 6, ASM421037v1, whole genome shotgun sequence genomic region:
- the LOC143253291 gene encoding mitochondrial potassium channel-like, whose amino-acid sequence MARVGNLKYFFFRRFVKICHNDYKINKHSSSISNQVSPKISTEPMVEKMSRLMKYYEDFIGLTEVKAAQDKVLQAEQKFNDTQELRRDRQQQIQHIASCLKEIHAELDKTTRGEDRYLTLITKEHAIIKEERNLTEEFKQLEKNEREYFSALSLAVRESHEKERAQAERTKYWSVIGSVCGAVIGILGTSINNWLRMKELRGLVQETADHSDLEKLFISLNDALKTLYAQVTGIIEDLKILLQHIKSSETSIKSEDGAAGGEIIGTHTDNLATRLDQILSVLQCQEKVPFEDIKEVKTLLAAHIGLKDFGGDTPPTAVYVGEDVEKLVKNTEKNLEWKIKMNSLTTVALVYGIFAITFPLITYFSK is encoded by the exons ATGGCGAGAGttggtaatttaaaatattttttttttcgtcgttttgttaaaatatgtcataatgattataagataaataaacaCAGTAGTTCTATTTCTAATCAAGTCTCTCCTAAAATTTCCACTGAACCTATGGTGGAAAAAATGTCGCGTTTGATGAAATATTATGAGGATTTTATAGGACTGACTGAAGTGAAAGCAGCACAGGATAAAGTTTTGCAG GCAGAACAAAAGTTCAATGATACTCAAGAGCTTCGCAGAGACAGACAGCAACAGATACAGCATATAGCTTCTTGTTTAAAAGAGATTCATGCAGAATTGGATAAGACCACCAGAGGAGAAGATCGTTATCTCACTTTAATTACTAAG GAGCATGCAATTATTAAGGAAGAAAGAAATCTTACTGAAGAATTTAAACAGCTAGAGAAAAATGAGAGAGAATATTTCTCAGCATTATCATTAGCTGTTAGAGAAAGCCATGAGAAGGAACGGGCTCAAGCAGAGAGGACGAAGTACTGGTCAGTCATTGGTTCAGTTTGTGGAGCAGTAATTGGAATTTTAGGAACTAGCATTAATAACTGGCTCCGAATGAAAGAACTGAGAGGGTTGGTACAAGAAACTGCAGATCATAGTGACCTGGAGAAGTTGTTCATCAGTTTAAATGATGCACTAAAAACTCTGTATGCCCAAGTGACAGGCATTATTGAAGATCTTAAGATCCTTCTGCAACATATAAAAAGTTCAGAAACAAGTATTAAAAGTGAAGATGGTGCAGCTGGTGGTGAAATAATAGGTACTCATACTGACAACTTGGCAACCAGATTGGATCAGATTCTCTCTGTACTTCAATGTCAAGAAAAAGTTCCATTTGAAGATATAAAAGAAGTGAAAACTTTACTTGCAGCTCACATTGGACTAAAAGATTTTGGAGGAGACACACCACCTACTGCTGTTTATGTTGGTGAGGATGTAGAAAAATTggtgaaaaatacagaaaagaacTTAGAGtggaaaattaaaatgaattctCTTACCACTGTTGCCTTGGTATATGGTATTTTTGCCATAACATTTCCCTTAATAACATACTTCTCAAAATGA
- the LOC143251684 gene encoding protein FAM200C-like, producing the protein MSKKRKWNDEYVKFGFTCTTEKDGTQRPQCILCSTLFSNANLKPSKLDEHFKNKHGGRDAGNDIVTLRVKRARFDQVGTLPTCGFSPTEKPLLRASYEVAYQIAKSKKPHTIGDELIKPCALEMAKIVLGKEAEKKLQQVSLSNDVIHNRTIDMSVDILEQVVADIKASPVKISLQVDESTDSLKTTAQAIDVLNKIQEFFSRNELHLDKIGSICTDGAPTMLGNRSGRALNHRLFQSLCEEMGQEHTVLLYHTEVRWLSRGRVLFRVFELRGKIHQFLRERVQELAIYFKEPSFVQMLAYLADVFFSSQ; encoded by the exons ATGTCGAAGAAACGAAAGTGGAATGACGAATATGTCAAGTTTGGTTTCACCTGTACTACAGAGAAGGATGGGACACAACGTCCACAGTGTATCCTGTGCAGCACACTCTTCTCCAATGCGAACTTGAAGCCATCAAAGCTTGATgaacatttcaagaacaaacatggTGGCAGGGATGCAGGAAATGACATTGTGACATTAAGGGTCAAAAGAGctaggtttgatcaggttggcacATTGCCGACTTGTGGATTTTCGCCAACAGAGAAACCTTTACTGCGTGCTTCTTATGAAGTTGCATACCAGATtgctaaatcaaagaaaccccaTACAATTGGTGATGAACTGATCAAGCCATGTGCCCTTGAAATGGCAAAGATTGTTCTCGGCAAGGAAGCTGAGAAGAAACTCCAACAAGTGTCTTTGTCAAATGATGTAATCCATAACCGAACCATCGACATGAGTGTTGACATCCTGGAACAAGTTGTAGCTGACATCAAGGCTAGTCCAGTTAAGATTAGCCTACaagtggatgaatcaacagat TCCTTAAAGACAACTGCACAAGCTATAGATGtgcttaacaaaatacaagaatttttctcaAGAAACGAACTTCACCTTGACAAAATTGGTTCAATATGTACAGATGGTGCACCAACAATGCTGGGCAATCGTTCTGG CCGAGCTTTGAATCATCGATTGTTTCAGTCACTTTGTGAGGAAATGGGTCAGGAACACACTGTTCTTTTGTACCACACTGAAGTGAGGTGGTTGTCACGTGGTCGTGTGCTGTTTCGTGTGTTTGAACTGAGAGGAAAAATTCATCAGTTTCTCCGTGAAAGGGTACAAGAACtggctatatatttcaaagaacctaGTTTTGTTCAGATGCTTGCCTATTTGGCTGATGTGTTTTTTAGCTCTCAATGA